The genomic DNA CCAATTCCTTAACGACGCTGATTAGCTCCTGGAGATTTTCCTCGATAGGTTCAGGGTTACGTCCAGGGAAGAAACCGTCTGCCTGTGAATTCAGGGTTGTCACTTCACAGCCCAATTTGCGTATGAGATAAGGGGCGGTAAAGCATCCTGCACCTGATCCGCAGTCAACAACAACCTTCAGCTTTGCCTCACGGATTGCGTCTGTGTCGACCTTTGAGACTGCCTCGTCTACATATTCGTCAATAATCTTGTCGTTGTGATAGATTTCTCCGATTTCTGAAAACGGTACTCTGTCAGGTTCTTCGTCAAAGTACAGTCTTTCGATTTCAAGTTCCATATCGTCAGGTATTCCGATACCGTCTTCATCTAAAAATTTAATTCCGTTATATTTTGGAGGATTGTGTGAAGCTGTAATCATTACTCCTCCATCATAATACTTGCGAACAGCATATTGCACGCCCGGTGTTGGCAGGATTCCTAAATCTACAACATCACAGCCGCTTGATAATAATCCTGCGATAACGGCATGCATCAGCATTGGGGAGGTTGTACGTGTATCTCCTCCAACAGCTACGGTTCCCTTGATTTGTGTACCGTAACATGCAGCAAGTCTTGATGCAAATTCTGGAGTTAAAACATCATTGGCGGTTCTTCTAACACCAAATGTTCCGAATAATCTTTTCTTATCAGACATATTAATAATTCCTTTAAGTTTATTATATTATACTTTTTGTTTTCCATAAATAAAAATATAATGCTAACTGACTATTCTCAAACTGTCTCCCCTTGATAATATAAGCTCCATTTCGGAGTTGTACTGTGTGACGGTTCCGACTACCTGGACCTTGTGGTTTTTAAAGCTGTCAATGTCAAGGTTTTTAGATTCAATCTCGGCCACCTGACTTTCAAAGATGATTAATTGGATTTGCGCTTCACCGTCATTAACCGTTAAAAAGTAGCTGGTCTTGGAGCTTGACTGCGCCACATCGGTTATTACTCCCTTGATGGATACTTCCTCGTCTATCATTCCACGGTTTATGTCCTTTATATCAACTTCCTTGACTTCAATTGTTGGAGTGAATGCTATAAGCCCGATCAGTCCAATGAGTGAAGTCACCAGTGCTATTTTAAGTAGTTTGTCGTCTGTAATTTCCATGCTTTAAGGATTAATTTTTGATTTATAAATATGTTGAAGTTTTTTTGACTGCAATATTGATTTAGAGTTGTTATTTAATTGTAATATGCAAAAACTTAAAAAATCGGGAATGTCCGGTCATGGTGAATCCGTCAGCGACTTCAGAATATATGTAAGTTGTGATGGTTAGGATTGTGGGGTTTTTTAAAAGAAAAAATAATGATGATTAATTTCTTAATCTCATTAAATCAGTTTCCTGTATTGTACATTGAAATAAGTCTTTCAACAGTATCCGCATCCATCGGACTTTTGTCCTTACGAATGTTTTTAACGACCGGGAACCTTAATGAGTATCCTGTCTCATATTCTGGGGATTCTACAATTTCGGAAAATGCAATCTCCAGAACTATTTTTGGCTCAACCTTGATTTCACGGCCTTTGGTTGAAATCTCAAGCTCCTTCATTCTGCCGGTCAGATACTCCAGTGTTGCATCGTCAAGACCTGTTCCGACAAGTGCAATGCTTTTGAAATCATCGTTTTCATCTCTTAATGCCACCAGGTATGATCCGACAAAGTCTCCCCTTTTTCCGATACCGTAGGTACCTCCAATAACAACCATGTCCAGTGTTTCAGGTTCGGCCTTGTACTTGAGCATCTTCTTGCCTCTGAGTCCCGGGATATAAGGTGCTGTGCAGTCCTTGATCATGATTCCCTCATGGCCCTCATTGATTGACCATTCGAAGAGTTCCTCGATTTCATTTATGTTGTCCTTGCTGGCCATCTTCATTGTACTCAGGTTCATCTCATCAACTGAGGTGTCGACGAAGCTTTCCAATGTTTCACGTCTCACTTTTAAAGGTTCATCTATCATTGGAACCTTATAATACATCACATCAAAAAGATAGACTTTTAAAGGCACATTCTCCATTGCCTCTTCCACGTTATGTTTTCTTCTGACCCTGTGAAGGACATTCTGGAAAGGCAGAGGCTTGCCGTCACGTGTGGCTATCACTTCACCTTCCACAATATAGTCTTCATGTGGGAGGTGTTCATTGAACAGTTCAACGATTTCAGGCAGTGCATGGGTGATGTTTTCCAGTCTGCGGGTGAAAATCTTGATTTCATCACCGTTTCTGTGAACCTGCAGTCTGATACCGTCATATTTTGTATCACATACTGCACATCCCATCTCCGGTATGATTTCATCCAGAGGCGGTGCCAGCTGTGCAAGCATAGGCTTTACAGGGGTTCCAGGTGTCAGGTTTAGTTTGGAAAGACCCTCTTCACCTTCCTCCTTGGCGGTTCTTGCAACAACTGAAAAGTCGTTTGTGAGCATCTGTGCCCTTTCGACGATTGCCTTGTCGATATTGAACGCCTGAGCTATTGCATCACGGACAACACCGTCACCTACACCGATTCTCAACTCTTCAGTGATTGTACGTGTCAGGTATTTGGCTTCTGTTGCGCTTGCCTGGCTTAACAGTTCCAGGATAACTGCAATCTTACGGTTTGTTGACCTTGAACCTGAAATCTGTGACAATTTTCGAAGGCTGTTGAATACAAAGTCGATTGTCAGAGGCTGTGAGAAGAATGTCATCTGGGACTTTTTGGCATACAGCTTGATGCATGCAAGACCGATGTCTCCCTCGTCACGGACTGCATCCTCAACGGCATCCTGTGTTGTTCCGACAGCTTCTGCAACTGCCCTTTCAACCAGTTTTCCTCCGATACCGATTTCCTCTGAGCTCCATGCCGGAAAGACAGTACCTAAAATCAGGAGGCCCACCTTTTCGATGGTGTCTGAATCAAGAGTCTTTAGGTAGTTTGAGATGATTTCGGTCTTTTCAAGCCTTTTTGTGGTTGCCTCAAGAGCAGAGTAGACATCCACAAGTTCCTGATATTTCATTAGAAGTCTCCTTTGGCTATTTTTACTGCGCAGTATTCTCCGCACATTGCACACATTTCGTCATCATCAAGTTCGCATTTGTCACGGTATTTTCTTGGTTTGGATTTGTCCAGTGCCAGGTTGAACTGTTCCTCCCAGTCAAAGTTCTTTCTTGCACGGGCCATTGCGCGCTCCCTTTCCCATGCCTGAGGAAGACCTTTTGCAACGTCTGCGGCTTCGGCTGCAATCTTTGATGCAACAACTCCTTCCTTCACGTCTTCCAAGCTAGGAAGTGATAGGTGTTCTGCAGGGGTTACATAACACAGGAAGCTTGCGCCTGCAGTTGCGGCTATTGCCCCTCCTATCGCTCCGGTAATGTGGTCATAACCCGGCGCAAGGTCGGTCACGAGAGGTCCGAGTACATAGAATGGTGCTCCGTGACATATTGTCTTTTGTATTTCCATATTTGCCTTGATCTGGTTTAATGGCATGTGTCCCGGACCTTCAACCATTACCTGGACGTTGGCATCCTGTGCCCTTTTTACAAGACCTCCGAGATTTACCAGTTCCTGTATTTGAGGGATATCGCTTGCATCTGCCAGGCAACCCGGTCTGAGGCCGTCACCCAGTGATAGTGTAATGTCGTATTCATAGGACAGTTCAAGTAGATAATCGTAGTTTTCATACAATGGGTTTTCCATTCCGTTGTGGTTGATCCATGAAGCCATGAATGTTCCTCCACGGCTCACGATTCCCATCATACGATTCTGTGATTTTAGTTTTTCAACAATGTCCCTGGTTATTCCGCAGTGGAGTGTCATGAAATCCACACCTTCCTTTGCCTGGTTTTCGATTGCCTTGAAGATGTCGTCAGGGTCCATGTCTATGATTTCCTTGTCTTTTGCTAGAGTTACAACGCCGGCTTCATATATAGGCACTGTACCGATACACAAATCAACTGCATCCATAATCTTTTTTCTGAAGAGTTTCAGGTCTGAACCGGTTGACAAATCCATCAGTGCGTCTGCACCGTATTCCTGTGCAAGACGTGCCTTGTCGACTTCCAAATCCAAGTCATCAATCTTTGATGATGATCCTATGTTGGCGTTGACCTTGGTTGTAAGGCCCTCTCCTATACCGCAAGGTTTTGAGTGTCCGTTAACGTTTTTAGGAA from uncultured Methanobrevibacter sp. includes the following:
- the glmM gene encoding phosphoglucosamine mutase, translating into MSDKKRLFGTFGVRRTANDVLTPEFASRLAACYGTQIKGTVAVGGDTRTTSPMLMHAVIAGLLSSGCDVVDLGILPTPGVQYAVRKYYDGGVMITASHNPPKYNGIKFLDEDGIGIPDDMELEIERLYFDEEPDRVPFSEIGEIYHNDKIIDEYVDEAVSKVDTDAIREAKLKVVVDCGSGAGCFTAPYLIRKLGCEVTTLNSQADGFFPGRNPEPIEENLQELISVVKELGADIGLAHDGDADRTICIDEKGNFVLGDKTFTLVEREMLKENNGGTIVTTVATSQAIYDIAEEYNGEVIATAVGDLLVARKLKDTDGLFGGEENGGLIFPDFVYGRDAVMTVAKILEIVAKSKKPVSELVAELPVYYASKMKIECPDDEKEFVMKSIADEIKTTTDFELDLTDGVKILKDDGWVIIRPSGTEPIFRCFSESDSQEKADEMTDWGMGLIKKYKK
- a CDS encoding exodeoxyribonuclease VII large subunit produces the protein MEITDDKLLKIALVTSLIGLIGLIAFTPTIEVKEVDIKDINRGMIDEEVSIKGVITDVAQSSSKTSYFLTVNDGEAQIQLIIFESQVAEIESKNLDIDSFKNHKVQVVGTVTQYNSEMELILSRGDSLRIVS
- a CDS encoding ATP-dependent DNA ligase yields the protein MKYQELVDVYSALEATTKRLEKTEIISNYLKTLDSDTIEKVGLLILGTVFPAWSSEEIGIGGKLVERAVAEAVGTTQDAVEDAVRDEGDIGLACIKLYAKKSQMTFFSQPLTIDFVFNSLRKLSQISGSRSTNRKIAVILELLSQASATEAKYLTRTITEELRIGVGDGVVRDAIAQAFNIDKAIVERAQMLTNDFSVVARTAKEEGEEGLSKLNLTPGTPVKPMLAQLAPPLDEIIPEMGCAVCDTKYDGIRLQVHRNGDEIKIFTRRLENITHALPEIVELFNEHLPHEDYIVEGEVIATRDGKPLPFQNVLHRVRRKHNVEEAMENVPLKVYLFDVMYYKVPMIDEPLKVRRETLESFVDTSVDEMNLSTMKMASKDNINEIEELFEWSINEGHEGIMIKDCTAPYIPGLRGKKMLKYKAEPETLDMVVIGGTYGIGKRGDFVGSYLVALRDENDDFKSIALVGTGLDDATLEYLTGRMKELEISTKGREIKVEPKIVLEIAFSEIVESPEYETGYSLRFPVVKNIRKDKSPMDADTVERLISMYNTGN
- the thiC gene encoding phosphomethylpyrimidine synthase codes for the protein MTQKSEAQKGNITPEMEYVAEKENIDVNKLVKLIDSGKVVIPKNVNGHSKPCGIGEGLTTKVNANIGSSSKIDDLDLEVDKARLAQEYGADALMDLSTGSDLKLFRKKIMDAVDLCIGTVPIYEAGVVTLAKDKEIIDMDPDDIFKAIENQAKEGVDFMTLHCGITRDIVEKLKSQNRMMGIVSRGGTFMASWINHNGMENPLYENYDYLLELSYEYDITLSLGDGLRPGCLADASDIPQIQELVNLGGLVKRAQDANVQVMVEGPGHMPLNQIKANMEIQKTICHGAPFYVLGPLVTDLAPGYDHITGAIGGAIAATAGASFLCYVTPAEHLSLPSLEDVKEGVVASKIAAEAADVAKGLPQAWERERAMARARKNFDWEEQFNLALDKSKPRKYRDKCELDDDEMCAMCGEYCAVKIAKGDF